A region from the Aegilops tauschii subsp. strangulata cultivar AL8/78 chromosome 5, Aet v6.0, whole genome shotgun sequence genome encodes:
- the LOC109768721 gene encoding glutamate dehydrogenase 1, mitochondrial isoform X1 — MHTAYLKLLHSLCAAASPLLSPLTTLRRYSARRRGGSGGGISSSRMNALAATSRNFKQAAKLLGLDSKLEKSLLIPFREIKVECTIPKDDGTLASYVGFRVQHDNARGPMKGGIRYHHEVDPDEVNALAQLMTWKTAVANIPYGGAKGGIGCSPGDLSISELERLTRVFTQKIHDLIGIHTDVPAPDMGTNAQTMAWILDEYSKFHGYSPAVVTGKPVDLGGSLGRDAATGRGVLFATEALLAEHGKGIAGQRFVIQGFGNVGSWAAQLITEAGGKVIAISDVTGAVKNSNGIDIAKLMKHSAENRGIKGFDGGDAVDPTSLLTEECDVLIPAALGGVINKDNADAIKAKYIIEAANHPTDPEADEILAKKGVLILPDILANSGGVTVSYFEWVQNIQGFMWDEEKVNRELKTYMTRAFRDTKEMCRSHHCDLRMGAFTLGVNRVARATVLRGWEA; from the exons ATGCATACGGCCTACCTGAAACTCCTCCATAGTCTTTGTGCCGCTGCCTCCCCCCTGCTCTCGCCACTAACAACACTTCGCCGCTACTCTGCTCGTCG GCGCGGCGGCTCCGGAGGGGGAATTTCGTCGAGCAGGATGAACGCATTGGCGGCCACCAGCCGGAACTTCAAGCAGGCGGCCAAGCTGCTGGGCCTCGACTCCAAGCTCGAGAAGAGCCTGCTCATCCCCTTCAGGGAGATCAAG GTTGAGTGCACAATTCCGAAAGATGATGGGACATTAGCATCCTATGTTGGGTTTAGGGTGCAGCATGACAATGCCAGGGGCCCTATGAAGGGTGGAATCAGATACCACCATGAG GTTGATCCTGACGAGGTCAATGCCTTGGCGCAACTGATGACATGGAAAACAGCCGTGGCCAATATTCCGTATGGAGGCGCTAAAGGTGGCATCGGATGCAGTCCTGGAGACCTGAGCATATCGGAGCTCGAGCGGCTTACCCGAGTTTTCACCCAGAAAATTCACGACTTAATTGGCATCCACACCGATGTTCCAGCTCCCGATATGGGCACCAACGCACAG ACAATGGCATGGATACTGGATGAGTACTCAAAGTTCCATGGCTACTCACCTGCTGTGGTGACAGGAAAGCCTGTG GACCTTGGAGGATCACTGGGAAGAGATGCAGCTACTGGAAGGGGAGTTCTGTTTGCCACTGAAGCCCTACTTGCAGAGCATGGCAAAGGCATTGCAGGCCAGCGTTTTGTAATCCAG GGGTTTGGTAATGTTGGCTCCTGGGCTGCTCAACTGATCACTGAAGCTGGAGGCAAGGTGATCGCCATCAGCGATGTCACAGGGGCCGTCAAGAACTCCAATGGCATTGACATAGCCAAGCTGATGAAGCACTCGGCGGAGAACCGCGGGATCAAGGGCTTTGACGGAGGAGACGCCGTCGACCCAACCTCGCTGCTCACGGAAGAGTGCGACGTCCTCATCCCGGCAGCACTGGGAGGAGTCATAAACAA GGACAATGCTGATGCCATCAAAGCAAAGTACATCATCGAGGCTGCGAACCACCCGACAGACCCCGAGGCCGACGAG ATTCTGGCGAAGAAGGGGGTGCTGATCCTGCCGGACATCCTGGCCAACTCCGGCGGGGTGACGGTGAGCTACTTCGAGTGGGTGCAGAACATCCAGGGGTTCATGTGGGACGAGGAGAAGGTGAACCGGGAGCTCAAGACGTACATGACCCGCGCCTTCCGGGACACCAAGGAGATGTGCCGCTCCCACCACTGCGACCTCCGCATGGGCGCCTTCACCCTCGGCGTCAACCGCGTCGCCCGCGCCACCGTCCTCCGCGGCTGGGAGGCCTGA
- the LOC109768721 gene encoding glutamate dehydrogenase 1, mitochondrial isoform X2, with protein sequence MNALAATSRNFKQAAKLLGLDSKLEKSLLIPFREIKVECTIPKDDGTLASYVGFRVQHDNARGPMKGGIRYHHEVDPDEVNALAQLMTWKTAVANIPYGGAKGGIGCSPGDLSISELERLTRVFTQKIHDLIGIHTDVPAPDMGTNAQTMAWILDEYSKFHGYSPAVVTGKPVDLGGSLGRDAATGRGVLFATEALLAEHGKGIAGQRFVIQGFGNVGSWAAQLITEAGGKVIAISDVTGAVKNSNGIDIAKLMKHSAENRGIKGFDGGDAVDPTSLLTEECDVLIPAALGGVINKDNADAIKAKYIIEAANHPTDPEADEILAKKGVLILPDILANSGGVTVSYFEWVQNIQGFMWDEEKVNRELKTYMTRAFRDTKEMCRSHHCDLRMGAFTLGVNRVARATVLRGWEA encoded by the exons ATGAACGCATTGGCGGCCACCAGCCGGAACTTCAAGCAGGCGGCCAAGCTGCTGGGCCTCGACTCCAAGCTCGAGAAGAGCCTGCTCATCCCCTTCAGGGAGATCAAG GTTGAGTGCACAATTCCGAAAGATGATGGGACATTAGCATCCTATGTTGGGTTTAGGGTGCAGCATGACAATGCCAGGGGCCCTATGAAGGGTGGAATCAGATACCACCATGAG GTTGATCCTGACGAGGTCAATGCCTTGGCGCAACTGATGACATGGAAAACAGCCGTGGCCAATATTCCGTATGGAGGCGCTAAAGGTGGCATCGGATGCAGTCCTGGAGACCTGAGCATATCGGAGCTCGAGCGGCTTACCCGAGTTTTCACCCAGAAAATTCACGACTTAATTGGCATCCACACCGATGTTCCAGCTCCCGATATGGGCACCAACGCACAG ACAATGGCATGGATACTGGATGAGTACTCAAAGTTCCATGGCTACTCACCTGCTGTGGTGACAGGAAAGCCTGTG GACCTTGGAGGATCACTGGGAAGAGATGCAGCTACTGGAAGGGGAGTTCTGTTTGCCACTGAAGCCCTACTTGCAGAGCATGGCAAAGGCATTGCAGGCCAGCGTTTTGTAATCCAG GGGTTTGGTAATGTTGGCTCCTGGGCTGCTCAACTGATCACTGAAGCTGGAGGCAAGGTGATCGCCATCAGCGATGTCACAGGGGCCGTCAAGAACTCCAATGGCATTGACATAGCCAAGCTGATGAAGCACTCGGCGGAGAACCGCGGGATCAAGGGCTTTGACGGAGGAGACGCCGTCGACCCAACCTCGCTGCTCACGGAAGAGTGCGACGTCCTCATCCCGGCAGCACTGGGAGGAGTCATAAACAA GGACAATGCTGATGCCATCAAAGCAAAGTACATCATCGAGGCTGCGAACCACCCGACAGACCCCGAGGCCGACGAG ATTCTGGCGAAGAAGGGGGTGCTGATCCTGCCGGACATCCTGGCCAACTCCGGCGGGGTGACGGTGAGCTACTTCGAGTGGGTGCAGAACATCCAGGGGTTCATGTGGGACGAGGAGAAGGTGAACCGGGAGCTCAAGACGTACATGACCCGCGCCTTCCGGGACACCAAGGAGATGTGCCGCTCCCACCACTGCGACCTCCGCATGGGCGCCTTCACCCTCGGCGTCAACCGCGTCGCCCGCGCCACCGTCCTCCGCGGCTGGGAGGCCTGA